One Undibacter mobilis genomic region harbors:
- a CDS encoding efflux RND transporter periplasmic adaptor subunit — MMKSSRITAVGIVAAAVLWIASGYLVPHEGAQGEAAVRPGEAKQQPLFRVSVVPAKIEQHAPKLTLSGRTEADRKVAITARTGGTLTELRIKRGQHVQKDEIVAVLSDDARKAQLAQAEALVEQRRAELDAKRTLIQSGALPKLDMVNLESQFKAAEASLSAARAELERSVVRAPWAGVITDVPAEVGGAAFSMAGKEIATLVALDPMLAVVEVSERKLAGVKVGEPAAVKLITGVTATGRVRYVAKSASATTRTYRVEVEMDNAQGTIPDGITAEVAVSLQPEPATQVPRSALTIASSGDIGVRIVDAEQKVQFVPVKIVEDMQDTMWLSGIADGARVIVRGQDFVREGQKVNASAVSAEAAAK; from the coding sequence ATGATGAAATCAAGCCGTATTACTGCTGTCGGCATCGTCGCAGCCGCGGTGCTCTGGATCGCGTCCGGTTATCTGGTGCCGCATGAAGGTGCGCAGGGCGAGGCGGCCGTGCGTCCCGGGGAAGCCAAACAGCAGCCGCTGTTTCGCGTCTCCGTCGTGCCGGCCAAGATCGAGCAGCATGCGCCGAAGCTGACTTTGTCGGGCCGTACCGAAGCCGACCGTAAGGTCGCCATCACGGCGCGCACTGGCGGCACCTTGACCGAGCTGCGCATCAAGCGTGGCCAGCATGTCCAAAAGGACGAAATCGTCGCTGTATTGTCCGACGACGCGCGCAAGGCGCAACTGGCGCAGGCCGAAGCACTGGTCGAGCAACGCCGGGCCGAGCTCGATGCCAAGCGCACGCTGATCCAAAGCGGCGCGCTGCCCAAGCTCGACATGGTCAATCTGGAATCGCAATTCAAGGCGGCAGAAGCCTCGCTCAGCGCGGCCCGCGCCGAACTCGAGCGCAGTGTCGTGCGTGCCCCTTGGGCGGGCGTCATCACCGACGTGCCGGCGGAAGTCGGCGGCGCGGCGTTCTCGATGGCCGGCAAGGAGATTGCGACCCTCGTGGCGCTGGATCCCATGCTGGCGGTCGTCGAAGTCTCCGAGCGCAAGCTCGCCGGCGTCAAGGTCGGCGAGCCGGCTGCGGTGAAGCTGATCACCGGCGTGACCGCCACCGGCCGCGTGCGTTATGTGGCCAAGTCGGCCAGCGCGACGACGCGTACCTATCGCGTCGAGGTCGAGATGGACAATGCGCAGGGCACAATCCCCGACGGCATCACCGCCGAAGTCGCGGTGTCGCTGCAGCCGGAGCCGGCGACGCAGGTGCCGCGCTCGGCGCTCACCATTGCGTCCTCCGGCGACATCGGTGTCCGTATCGTCGATGCCGAACAGAAGGTGCAGTTCGTGCCGGTGAAGATCGTCGAAGACATGCAGGACACGATGTGGCTGTCGGGCATTGCCGATGGCGCGCGGGTCATCGTGCGCGGCCAGGATTTCGTGCGCGAAGGTCAGAAGGTCAATGCGTCGGCGGTCTCCGCCGAAGCGGCGGCGAAGTAG
- a CDS encoding efflux RND transporter permease subunit, protein MTGLINYAISHARLTLATLAFLLVAGLIAYQTIPKEAEPDVKVPIIYVQLTQRGISPEDAERLLIRPVETQLKSVTSVKEMRATGYEGGGYVLLEFEAGFNSDAALADVRAKVDQAKRDLPRDADEPSVQEVNLSLYPVLIVTLAGNVPERTLLRIAREAKNQIEQQPGVLKAELRGARDEAVEVVAEPMLMKSYGISIDQLIQVTQQSNSLIAAGALESATGRFAVKVPGLIERPQDMLNIPIASTAGASVALGDIATVRPTFKDATSVTRVNGRPAMAIEVSKRTGANLIETVDAVKKQVAVMQKTWPEGVEVGFTQDKSKIIRQMLADLQNSVATGVLLVAVIILFALGFRASLFIGIAIPASFLAGVLGLQLAGLTVNIVVLFSLILAVGMLVDDAIIVSEYAERRMSEGMAPKEAYAQAAVRMSGPVIAATATRVAAFSPLLFWPGIVGEFMKYMPITLIATLSASLAVALFFTPTLGALLGRASPVPHDDRASDTGPYMRTVRFALHRPVLILGLAVGLLVAVIGAYGKLGNGVEFFPNVEPDYGQVIVHARGNLSLDEKDKTLAQVEKTVLATDGLQTVYTRVGEQPRGSSEITEDTIGVIQYEFSDWQKRPPAHVIMDQIRERTQSIPGVLVEVTAPRGGPPTGKPVQVQLAALDPAKLPAAAKKVAEALAAMPEIRDLDDGLPLPGIDWKINVNKTEAAKYGAGLTAVGNAVQLVTNGVKVTEYRPSDNDKAVDIIVRFPEDRRSLDQIDELRVQTPAGYVPIGNFVERVPAQRVGYINRVNGNRVMTVSSNIADGVQNAVVQKNIVDTLGKMNLGDGVIFKLKGEDEERDKAGAFLGKAFGTALFLIFAILLAQFNRFISVGLVLSAVLLSTIGVLLGLMIMGQPFGVVMTGIGIIANAGVIVNNNIVLIDTYDRLRREGQEAYEAILETCRERARPVVLTAVTAILGVLPIAFGVNLEFVHRNITVGAPATQWWISLSTAIVFGLGFATVLTLIVTPAALMAIANLAAKRDRWRERRAARRLAKQGMPAE, encoded by the coding sequence ATGACCGGTTTGATCAATTACGCCATCTCCCATGCGCGCCTGACCTTGGCGACGCTGGCCTTTCTGCTGGTCGCGGGGCTCATTGCCTATCAGACCATCCCGAAAGAGGCCGAGCCCGACGTCAAGGTGCCGATCATCTATGTGCAGCTGACGCAGCGGGGCATCAGCCCGGAAGACGCCGAGCGCCTGCTGATCCGCCCGGTCGAAACCCAGCTCAAGTCGGTGACTAGCGTCAAGGAAATGCGCGCCACCGGCTATGAGGGCGGCGGCTATGTGCTGCTCGAATTCGAAGCCGGCTTCAATTCCGATGCGGCGCTTGCCGACGTGCGCGCCAAGGTCGATCAGGCCAAGCGCGATCTGCCGCGCGACGCCGACGAGCCTTCCGTGCAGGAAGTCAATCTGTCGCTCTATCCGGTGCTGATTGTGACGCTGGCCGGCAACGTTCCGGAGCGCACGCTGTTGCGCATCGCGCGCGAGGCCAAGAACCAGATCGAGCAGCAGCCCGGCGTGCTCAAGGCGGAGCTGCGCGGCGCGCGCGACGAAGCCGTCGAAGTCGTCGCCGAGCCGATGCTGATGAAGAGTTACGGCATTTCGATCGATCAGCTCATTCAGGTGACCCAGCAGTCCAACAGCCTGATTGCCGCAGGCGCGCTGGAAAGCGCGACCGGCCGCTTCGCCGTCAAGGTGCCCGGTCTGATCGAGCGTCCGCAGGACATGCTCAATATCCCGATCGCCTCGACCGCCGGCGCGTCGGTGGCTCTCGGGGACATCGCGACCGTTCGTCCGACCTTCAAGGACGCGACCTCGGTGACCCGCGTCAACGGCCGGCCGGCCATGGCTATCGAAGTGTCGAAGCGTACCGGCGCCAACCTCATCGAGACCGTCGATGCGGTGAAGAAGCAGGTTGCCGTGATGCAGAAGACCTGGCCGGAAGGCGTCGAGGTCGGCTTCACGCAGGACAAATCCAAGATCATCCGGCAGATGCTGGCCGACCTGCAGAACTCGGTGGCCACCGGCGTGCTGCTGGTCGCTGTCATTATCCTGTTTGCGCTTGGCTTCCGTGCTTCGCTGTTCATCGGCATCGCCATTCCGGCATCGTTCCTCGCCGGCGTGCTCGGCCTTCAGTTGGCGGGGCTGACCGTCAATATCGTCGTTCTGTTCTCGCTGATCCTGGCGGTGGGTATGCTGGTCGACGACGCCATCATCGTCTCGGAATACGCCGAGCGCCGCATGTCGGAAGGCATGGCGCCGAAAGAAGCCTACGCCCAGGCGGCGGTGCGCATGTCGGGCCCGGTGATCGCGGCGACCGCGACCCGCGTTGCGGCGTTCTCGCCGCTGCTGTTCTGGCCGGGCATTGTCGGCGAGTTCATGAAATACATGCCGATCACGCTGATCGCGACGCTCTCGGCGTCGCTGGCGGTGGCACTGTTCTTCACGCCGACTCTCGGTGCGCTGCTGGGGCGAGCCTCTCCGGTGCCGCATGACGACCGCGCTTCCGACACAGGGCCTTATATGAGGACGGTGCGTTTCGCGCTGCACCGGCCGGTGCTCATTCTGGGTCTCGCCGTTGGCCTGCTGGTCGCGGTGATCGGCGCTTACGGCAAGCTCGGCAACGGCGTCGAGTTCTTCCCTAACGTGGAGCCGGACTACGGCCAGGTGATTGTCCATGCGCGCGGCAACCTGTCGCTCGATGAGAAGGACAAGACGTTGGCGCAGGTCGAGAAGACCGTGCTCGCCACCGACGGCCTTCAGACCGTCTACACTCGCGTCGGCGAGCAGCCGCGCGGCTCCAGCGAAATCACCGAGGATACGATCGGTGTCATTCAGTACGAGTTTTCCGACTGGCAGAAGCGCCCGCCGGCCCATGTGATCATGGATCAGATCCGCGAACGCACGCAGTCGATCCCGGGCGTGCTTGTCGAGGTGACGGCGCCGCGCGGCGGTCCGCCGACCGGCAAGCCGGTTCAGGTGCAGCTTGCCGCGCTCGATCCGGCCAAGTTACCGGCCGCGGCCAAGAAGGTCGCCGAAGCGCTGGCGGCGATGCCGGAGATTCGCGACCTCGACGACGGCCTGCCGCTGCCGGGCATCGACTGGAAGATCAACGTCAACAAGACCGAGGCGGCAAAGTATGGCGCCGGGCTGACCGCGGTCGGCAACGCCGTGCAGCTTGTCACCAACGGCGTGAAGGTCACCGAATATCGCCCGTCGGACAACGACAAGGCGGTCGACATCATCGTCCGCTTCCCGGAAGACCGCCGCAGCCTCGATCAGATCGACGAACTGCGCGTGCAGACTCCGGCCGGCTACGTGCCGATCGGCAACTTCGTCGAGCGCGTGCCGGCGCAGCGCGTCGGCTACATCAACCGCGTCAACGGCAATCGCGTCATGACGGTGTCGTCGAACATCGCCGACGGTGTACAGAACGCGGTGGTGCAGAAGAACATTGTCGACACGCTCGGCAAGATGAATCTCGGCGATGGCGTCATCTTCAAGCTCAAGGGCGAGGACGAAGAGCGCGACAAGGCCGGCGCCTTCCTCGGCAAGGCCTTCGGTACCGCGCTGTTCCTGATCTTCGCGATCCTGCTGGCGCAGTTCAATCGCTTTATTTCGGTCGGGCTGGTGCTGTCGGCCGTGCTGCTCTCAACCATCGGCGTGCTGCTCGGGCTCATGATCATGGGCCAGCCATTCGGCGTGGTGATGACCGGCATCGGCATCATCGCCAATGCCGGCGTCATCGTGAACAACAACATCGTTCTGATCGACACCTACGACCGGCTGCGCCGCGAAGGGCAGGAGGCCTATGAGGCCATCCTGGAGACCTGCCGCGAGCGTGCGCGCCCGGTGGTGCTCACCGCGGTGACGGCGATCCTTGGCGTGTTGCCCATTGCCTTTGGCGTCAACCTCGAATTCGTCCATCGCAATATCACGGTCGGCGCCCCGGCGACGCAGTGGTGGATCAGCCTGTCGACGGCGATCGTGTTCGGCCTCGGCTTTGCCACGGTGCTGACGCTGATCGTGACGCCGGCGGCGCTGATGGCCATCGCCAATCTCGCCGCGAAACGTGACCGCTGGCGCGAACGCCGCGCCGCGCGGCGGCTGGCCAAGCAGGGCATGCCGGCGGAGTAG
- a CDS encoding bactofilin family protein, translating into MSKDYSAAEARLGSASKAQPDIVTTFGPGMLVTGNVVCAGAVQVFGRVLGDIHAAHLIVGEGAYVEGNVTALDAIVQGSFKGTIQGNTVKLQGSARIEGEVYNKSLSIEPNVVFEGSSRRLERPVEAPSVNDVGGNRDFAPLAPAAEPLDLVPQHYVGAPAGIDNDVLA; encoded by the coding sequence ATGTCCAAGGATTATTCGGCCGCCGAGGCCCGCCTGGGTTCCGCTTCCAAGGCGCAGCCCGATATCGTCACCACATTCGGTCCCGGCATGCTGGTGACCGGCAATGTCGTTTGCGCCGGCGCCGTTCAGGTGTTCGGCCGCGTGCTCGGCGATATCCACGCCGCGCATCTCATTGTCGGCGAGGGCGCCTATGTCGAAGGCAATGTCACTGCGCTCGACGCCATCGTGCAGGGTTCCTTCAAGGGCACGATCCAAGGCAACACCGTGAAGCTTCAGGGCAGCGCCCGCATCGAGGGCGAGGTCTACAACAAGTCGCTCAGTATCGAGCCGAACGTCGTGTTCGAAGGCTCCTCGCGCCGCCTTGAGCGGCCGGTCGAAGCCCCCAGCGTCAACGACGTTGGCGGCAATCGTGACTTCGCACCGCTGGCGCCGGCCGCCGAGCCGCTTGACCTCGTGCCGCAGCACTATGTGGGCGCTCCGGCCGGCATCGATAATGATGTGCTGGCCTGA
- a CDS encoding DUF6494 family protein encodes MRSPVVTKAKATQTARDKAIEAAVSQFMKSIDHATRREIEKRLRKALADGVVKPGDSITAGMGLKSPDADLDVAVFGKIKL; translated from the coding sequence ATGCGGAGCCCTGTTGTAACCAAGGCGAAAGCCACCCAGACGGCGCGGGACAAGGCCATCGAGGCCGCGGTCAGCCAGTTCATGAAGTCGATCGATCACGCCACGCGGCGCGAGATCGAGAAGCGCCTGCGCAAGGCGCTTGCCGACGGCGTTGTTAAGCCGGGCGACAGCATCACCGCCGGCATGGGCCTCAAAAGTCCGGACGCCGATCTCGACGTCGCGGTGTTCGGCAAGATCAAGCTGTAG
- a CDS encoding regulator — MNMVTTKTTPALWTPGDWNAFFGFGTNILVNMLVLTGLLRFVLKMPDAIVFGRILPAMGLMMCLSTFYYAWLAYSLAKKTGRSDVCALPSGISVPHMFIVTFVIMLPITISTGDPIKGWEAGLVWVFFQSFILMIGGFIAPVIRKITPRAALLGTLAGVSIAFISMRPALEMFMTPVIGLTCFAIILVSWFGGYKYPKGIPAGLVAIGVGMVIAWGSTLFGLDIGGVNVAGVKAAFSNFGFSVPLPAFGHVFSGFEYLAVILVTAIPYGIYDLVEAMDNVESAEAAGDEYPTTRVLTADGVVSLIGCLMGNPFINAVYIGHPGWKAMGGRIGYSAATGLMVIVLSWFGVISLMLAIVPVVAISPILLYIGMLICAQAFQTTPREHAPAIALATTPHLAAWATVLLSGALGAAGMNFGAQHAPDFVGKMAQNGVLAHGLELMGGGSILVGLVLGAIGVFVIDKKFANAAGFALAGAVLTYFGFMHGEAIGIGKGFGVQPQIALAYLIVSGFLFVLSRQPATARVPAAAVPAE, encoded by the coding sequence ATGAACATGGTCACGACCAAGACGACACCGGCGCTGTGGACGCCCGGCGACTGGAATGCCTTCTTCGGCTTCGGCACCAACATTCTGGTCAACATGCTGGTGCTCACCGGCCTGTTGCGCTTTGTGCTGAAGATGCCGGACGCCATCGTGTTCGGCCGCATCCTGCCGGCGATGGGCCTGATGATGTGCCTGTCGACATTCTACTACGCCTGGCTCGCCTACAGCCTGGCGAAGAAGACCGGACGCTCCGACGTTTGCGCGCTGCCTTCGGGCATCAGCGTGCCGCACATGTTCATCGTCACCTTCGTGATCATGCTGCCGATCACGATTTCGACCGGCGATCCGATCAAGGGCTGGGAGGCGGGTCTCGTCTGGGTGTTCTTCCAGAGCTTCATCCTGATGATCGGCGGCTTCATCGCTCCGGTCATCCGCAAGATCACACCGCGCGCGGCGCTGCTTGGCACGCTCGCCGGCGTTTCCATCGCCTTCATCTCGATGCGCCCGGCGCTGGAAATGTTCATGACGCCGGTGATCGGTCTGACCTGCTTCGCCATCATTCTGGTGAGCTGGTTCGGCGGTTACAAGTACCCGAAAGGCATTCCCGCCGGCCTTGTCGCCATCGGCGTCGGCATGGTGATCGCCTGGGGTTCGACCCTGTTCGGCCTCGACATCGGCGGCGTCAATGTTGCGGGCGTCAAGGCGGCGTTCTCGAACTTCGGCTTCTCGGTGCCGCTGCCGGCCTTCGGCCACGTCTTCTCCGGCTTCGAGTATCTCGCCGTTATCCTCGTCACCGCGATTCCCTACGGCATCTACGATCTGGTCGAGGCGATGGATAACGTCGAAAGCGCGGAAGCGGCGGGCGACGAATACCCGACCACCCGTGTGCTCACCGCCGACGGCGTCGTCAGCCTGATCGGCTGCCTGATGGGCAATCCGTTCATCAACGCCGTCTATATCGGCCATCCCGGCTGGAAGGCGATGGGCGGCCGCATCGGCTATTCGGCGGCGACCGGGCTGATGGTGATCGTGCTGTCGTGGTTCGGCGTCATCTCGCTGATGCTCGCCATCGTGCCGGTAGTCGCGATCTCGCCGATCCTTCTCTACATCGGCATGCTGATCTGCGCGCAGGCGTTCCAGACGACGCCGCGCGAGCATGCGCCGGCGATCGCGCTCGCCACCACGCCGCATCTGGCCGCCTGGGCGACCGTGCTGCTCTCCGGCGCGCTCGGCGCCGCCGGCATGAATTTTGGTGCACAGCACGCGCCGGACTTCGTCGGCAAGATGGCGCAGAACGGCGTGCTCGCCCACGGCCTTGAGCTGATGGGCGGCGGTTCGATCCTGGTCGGCCTGGTGCTGGGCGCCATCGGCGTCTTCGTCATCGACAAGAAGTTCGCCAATGCGGCGGGTTTCGCGCTGGCCGGCGCGGTGCTGACCTATTTCGGCTTCATGCACGGCGAAGCCATCGGAATCGGCAAAGGCTTCGGCGTGCAGCCGCAGATCGCGCTCGCTTACCTGATCGTGTCGGGCTTCCTGTTCGTGCTGTCGCGGCAGCCGGCGACAGCGCGCGTGCCGGCGGCGGCGGTGCCGGCGGAGTAG
- a CDS encoding cysteine hydrolase family protein: MVTRIAAEPAPIDIDLARTALIIIDMQRDFMEPGGFGETLGNDVSLLNAAVAPCKAVLDAARAAGILVIHTREGHAPDMHDAPPAKVERGSPSKRIGDPGPMGRILIQGEAGHDIIDALYPIAGEPVVDKPGKGAFYATNLGLILSNRGIENLLVAGVTTEVCVNTTVREANDRGYRCIVLADCCASYFPEFHAAGLAMIKAQGGIFGWVTGSRQLLQAMAA, encoded by the coding sequence TTGGTCACCCGCATTGCCGCTGAACCCGCGCCGATCGACATCGATCTTGCGCGTACCGCGCTGATCATTATCGACATGCAGCGCGACTTTATGGAGCCGGGCGGCTTCGGCGAGACGCTTGGCAACGACGTGTCGCTGCTCAATGCCGCTGTGGCACCGTGCAAGGCGGTGCTCGACGCCGCGCGCGCGGCCGGCATTCTCGTCATCCATACCCGCGAAGGCCACGCGCCTGACATGCACGACGCGCCGCCGGCCAAGGTCGAGCGCGGCTCGCCGTCGAAACGCATCGGGGATCCGGGACCCATGGGCCGTATCCTCATCCAGGGCGAAGCCGGCCACGACATCATCGACGCGCTTTATCCGATCGCCGGCGAGCCGGTGGTCGACAAGCCGGGCAAGGGCGCTTTCTACGCCACCAATCTCGGGCTGATCCTGTCCAATCGCGGCATCGAGAATTTGCTGGTCGCCGGTGTCACCACCGAAGTCTGCGTCAACACCACGGTTCGCGAGGCCAATGACCGCGGCTACCGCTGCATCGTGCTGGCGGACTGCTGCGCGTCCTATTTTCCGGAATTTCATGCGGCCGGCCTCGCCATGATCAAGGCGCAGGGCGGCATCTTCGGCTGGGTTACGGGTTCGCGGCAATTGCTGCAGGCGATGGCGGCGTAA
- a CDS encoding TetR/AcrR family transcriptional regulator: MRHPNPQRQSDRRAEILDAAERCFARSGFHRASMQDICAEAEMSPGNLYRYFPSKEALIAGICERNRADAVDSFNQVNDAPDFFEALAGLAQYHLVDRTDDEVSICAEIMAESRRHPEISKLYQTIENEVRERMAAMLARAAERGEIRSDLDVDSIASLLLAIGDGMSWRRSVDPKFSAENSLPLVLRMVHGLLAPTNAAGGNEARNGIKS, translated from the coding sequence ATGCGCCATCCAAATCCGCAGCGGCAATCGGATCGCCGCGCAGAAATTCTCGACGCAGCCGAGCGCTGCTTCGCCCGTTCGGGATTTCATCGGGCCTCGATGCAGGACATTTGCGCCGAGGCGGAGATGAGTCCCGGCAATCTCTATCGTTATTTTCCGTCGAAAGAGGCGCTGATCGCCGGTATCTGCGAGCGCAATCGGGCCGACGCGGTCGACAGTTTCAACCAGGTCAATGACGCGCCCGACTTCTTCGAGGCGCTCGCGGGGCTGGCGCAATATCACCTTGTCGATCGCACCGACGACGAGGTCTCGATCTGCGCCGAGATCATGGCAGAGAGCCGGCGTCATCCCGAAATCTCGAAACTCTACCAGACCATCGAGAACGAGGTTCGCGAGCGTATGGCCGCGATGCTCGCGCGCGCCGCCGAGCGCGGTGAGATCCGCAGCGACCTCGACGTCGATTCAATCGCCAGCCTGTTGCTCGCCATCGGCGATGGCATGTCGTGGCGGCGTTCGGTCGACCCGAAATTCAGCGCGGAAAATTCGCTGCCCCTCGTTCTCAGGATGGTGCACGGGCTGCTGGCACCGACGAACGCGGCGGGCGGCAATGAAGCGAGAAACGGTATCAAGTCATGA
- a CDS encoding TRAP transporter permease, with translation MTADPKSAVADDSISAEGLRKAEEYVQQEEGAGNRLTGWVGTAVIAIAITMTLFHLYAAYDIVPTQPLRYIHVAFVLLLSFMLFPMADRFRNRLQWFDIIPALAGIVIILYALWGGEDFTDRATVPDRMDVIMGGIFILLVLEAARRTTGPIMPIVAILFIAYAMLGPHLPPPWTHRGFDIARLVGHLFITLEGIFGVAVDVSASLIIMFTIYGAILQHSGAGKFFIDFSLGVMGNKPSSAGRAVVASSFLLGGPSGSGVATTVMIGTVAWPMLKKAGFEKNAAGGLLAAGGLGAIISPPVLGAAAFLIAEFLKIGYLDVIWMAIIPTCLYYLSLLFMVELDALRFGAREVAFNQEMTVWQMTKRYGFHFVSLVGVVIFMVIGFSPMLSVFYATVLAFGMSALTPETSLGPQRVLLALLGAAIVAVVLEMIPNFSSSAIGGLVQAWFPMIILIVMAVVAFSGLTERGQKAMPSAKKLTSALADGSIGVLSAATTCAAAGIIVGVVTLTGLGLKFSSIVIDMAGGSLLMTAIYTSLVVWIIGLAVPVTASYIICAVIAAPALTKLGVPDYAAHMFIFYYAVLSEVSPPTALSPFAAAAITGGDPYKTTLQAWKYTLPAFLVPFVFVLDPLGIGLLLKMPKDGTVWSIVWITFVTAAGLGALSAAAQNWALRATTVVERILFTICGLLLVFPSLLEAGIEKVIGADIPHPAPFGLALGAALLLWQWKGPRPSAALA, from the coding sequence ATGACAGCGGATCCAAAATCTGCCGTAGCCGATGACAGCATTTCCGCTGAGGGTCTGCGCAAAGCCGAAGAATACGTCCAGCAGGAAGAAGGCGCGGGGAACCGCCTGACCGGCTGGGTCGGCACCGCGGTGATCGCCATCGCGATCACGATGACCCTGTTCCACCTCTACGCAGCCTACGATATCGTTCCGACGCAGCCGCTGCGCTACATCCACGTCGCTTTCGTTCTGCTGCTCAGCTTCATGCTGTTCCCGATGGCGGATCGTTTCCGCAACCGGCTGCAGTGGTTCGACATCATTCCCGCGCTCGCCGGCATCGTCATCATCCTCTATGCGCTGTGGGGCGGCGAAGACTTCACCGACCGCGCCACGGTGCCCGACCGGATGGATGTCATCATGGGCGGCATCTTCATTCTGCTCGTCCTTGAAGCCGCGCGCCGCACCACCGGTCCGATCATGCCGATCGTGGCGATCCTGTTCATCGCCTATGCGATGTTGGGCCCGCATCTGCCGCCGCCGTGGACGCATCGCGGCTTCGACATCGCGCGTCTCGTCGGTCATCTCTTCATCACACTCGAAGGCATTTTCGGCGTCGCGGTCGACGTCTCGGCATCGCTGATCATCATGTTCACGATCTACGGTGCCATCCTGCAGCATTCGGGCGCCGGAAAATTCTTCATCGACTTTTCGCTCGGTGTCATGGGCAACAAGCCGTCGAGCGCCGGCCGTGCGGTTGTCGCCTCGTCGTTCCTGCTTGGCGGCCCGTCGGGCTCGGGCGTCGCGACCACGGTGATGATCGGCACCGTCGCCTGGCCGATGCTGAAGAAAGCCGGCTTCGAAAAGAATGCCGCCGGCGGCCTGCTTGCCGCAGGCGGCCTCGGCGCCATCATCTCGCCGCCGGTCCTCGGCGCCGCCGCGTTCCTGATCGCCGAATTTCTCAAGATCGGCTATCTCGATGTTATCTGGATGGCGATCATCCCGACCTGTCTCTACTACCTCTCGCTGCTGTTCATGGTGGAACTCGATGCGCTGCGCTTCGGCGCGCGCGAGGTTGCCTTCAATCAGGAGATGACCGTCTGGCAGATGACGAAGCGGTACGGTTTCCACTTCGTCTCGCTGGTCGGGGTCGTGATTTTTATGGTGATCGGCTTCTCGCCGATGCTGTCGGTGTTCTATGCCACCGTGCTTGCCTTCGGCATGAGCGCGCTGACGCCGGAAACCTCTCTCGGCCCGCAACGCGTTTTGCTGGCTCTGCTTGGGGCAGCCATCGTTGCGGTGGTTCTGGAGATGATTCCGAATTTCTCCTCCTCGGCGATTGGAGGCTTGGTTCAGGCCTGGTTCCCGATGATCATTCTCATCGTCATGGCCGTGGTTGCTTTCTCGGGGTTGACGGAGCGTGGCCAGAAGGCGATGCCCTCCGCGAAGAAGCTGACCTCCGCGCTTGCCGATGGCTCGATCGGCGTGCTCAGTGCGGCGACAACCTGCGCCGCGGCCGGCATCATCGTCGGCGTCGTGACGCTGACCGGCCTTGGTCTCAAATTCTCGTCGATCGTCATCGATATGGCCGGCGGTAGCCTGCTGATGACGGCGATCTACACGTCGCTGGTGGTCTGGATCATCGGTCTCGCCGTGCCGGTGACGGCGTCCTACATCATCTGCGCGGTCATCGCCGCGCCGGCGTTGACCAAGCTCGGCGTGCCGGACTACGCCGCGCATATGTTCATCTTCTATTACGCCGTGCTCTCGGAAGTGTCGCCACCGACCGCATTGTCGCCTTTCGCGGCGGCGGCCATTACCGGTGGCGATCCCTACAAGACGACGTTGCAGGCCTGGAAATATACGCTGCCGGCCTTCCTCGTGCCCTTCGTCTTCGTGCTCGATCCGCTCGGCATCGGCCTCCTGCTGAAAATGCCGAAGGACGGCACGGTCTGGAGCATCGTCTGGATTACCTTCGTCACCGCGGCCGGCCTCGGCGCGCTATCGGCGGCGGCGCAGAACTGGGCGCTCCGCGCGACCACGGTCGTCGAGCGCATTCTGTTCACGATTTGCGGCCTGCTGCTGGTGTTCCCAAGCCTGCTGGAGGCGGGGATCGAAAAGGTCATCGGCGCCGACATTCCGCATCCGGCGCCATTTGGCCTCGCCTTGGGCGCGGCCCTGTTGCTCTGGCAATGGAAGGGGCCGCGGCCTTCGGCTGCACTCGCGTGA
- the crcB gene encoding fluoride efflux transporter CrcB — MLYAIVFLGGGLGAALRHGVNVGTARLFGTSFPFGTLTVNIVGCLVMGLLTGYFAFKGDTSQHWRLFLTTGILGGFTTFSAFSLDVAALYERGEVAMTAVYVLASVIVSIAAVFSGLALMRSLT, encoded by the coding sequence ATGCTCTATGCGATCGTTTTTCTCGGCGGCGGGCTCGGCGCGGCGCTGCGGCACGGCGTCAATGTCGGAACCGCCCGGCTCTTCGGGACATCGTTTCCCTTCGGCACCCTGACGGTCAACATCGTCGGCTGCCTCGTCATGGGCCTGCTGACCGGCTATTTCGCCTTCAAAGGTGACACGTCGCAGCACTGGCGGCTGTTTCTGACCACCGGCATCCTCGGCGGTTTCACGACGTTTTCAGCCTTTTCTCTCGATGTGGCCGCGCTCTACGAGCGCGGCGAAGTGGCCATGACGGCGGTCTATGTCCTCGCCTCGGTGATTGTTTCCATTGCCGCGGTCTTCAGCGGGCTTGCGCTGATGCGCAGCCTGACGTGA